The Prunus persica cultivar Lovell chromosome G8, Prunus_persica_NCBIv2, whole genome shotgun sequence genome includes a region encoding these proteins:
- the LOC18766802 gene encoding uncharacterized protein LOC18766802 — MATQDFSFPTHKFPCTIDSPPLWRLSPAASSKVDDQNHSEEEEEEDDEEEIVNINVKYCDQRRKSFSYIERGTKMVEKDQESRDHDHGEEKMDMLWEDFNEELKSRSNTTSDYSGGLSREMLHLGCVKAFKLTETNGDHALSTRKPSVVAVMKVLKRLFFLHNSHHKLKKPAW; from the coding sequence ATGGCCACACAAGATTTCAGCTTCCCCACTCACAAATTCCCTTGCACCATCGATTCACCCCCTTTGTGGCGCTTATCTCCTGCAGCCAGCTCCAAAGTAGATGATCAAAATCATagcgaagaagaagaagaagaagacgacgaagaagagaTCGTCAACATCAATGTAAAGTATTGTGATCAGAGAAGAAAGAGCTTTTCGTATATTGAACGCGGCACgaaaatggtggagaaagATCAAGAGAGTAGGGATCATGATCATGGGGAGGAGAAGATGGACATGCTTTGGGAGGATTTCAACGAAGAATTGAAGTCAAGAAGTAATACGACGTCGGATTATTCTGGTGGGTTGTCAAGAGAGATGCTTCACTTGGGTTGTGTTAAAGCTTTCAAGTTGACCGAAACAAATGGTGATCATGCGCTTTCGACCAGGAAGCCCAGCGTGGTGGCGGTTATGAAGGTCCTGAAAAGGCTGTTCTTCCTCCATAACTCTCATCACAAACTCAAGAAACCTGCTTGGTGA